The genome window TCTGTAAGTTTTTTCTCTGCTTTAATCATTTCAAGGACTTCTGGTTTTTCTGTGTCAAGGAATGTGTAGAATTCCTGTTCAAATTTCTGTATTGCATTAACTGGAACATCATCAAGGTATCCTTTTGTTCCTGCGTATATGATTGCTACCTGTTTTTCTACTGGAACTGGTTTGTTTGGTGGCTGCTTAAGGAGCTCAACAAGTCTTTGACCTCTGGCAATCTGTTGCTGAGTGGCTTTATCAAGCTCTGAAGCAAACTGAACGAAAGCTTCAAGCTCTCTGAACTGTGCAAGCTCAAGTCTGAGTGTTCCAGCAACCTGTTTCATAGCTTTAATCTGAGCTGCACCACCAACCCTTGAAACTGAAAGACCAACGTTAATAGCAGGTCTTACACCTTTGTGGAAAAGGTCTGTTTCAAGGAAAATCTGACCGTCTGTAATAGAAATAACGTTTGTTGGAATGTATGCTGCAACGTCACCTGCCTGTGTTTCAATGATTGGGAGAGCTGTTAATGAACCTGCTCCAAGGTCATCATTCAGCTTAGCAGCCCTTTCAAGAAGTCTTGAGTGGAGATAGAAAACATCACCAGGATAAGCTTCCCTTCCTGGAGGTCTTCTGAGAAGAAGTGAAAGCTGTCTGTATGCATAAGCGTGTTTTGTAAGGTCGTCATATATGATAAGAGCATGCATTCCGTTATCTCTGAAGTACTCAGCAATTGTACAACCAACGAATGGAGCAATATACTGCATTGTTGCTGGGTCTGAAGCTGTAGCAGCAACAACAGTTGTGTATTCCATAGCTCCGTGTTTCTGAAGTGTTTCAACTATCTGTCTAACAACAGCCCTCTTCTGTCCTATTGCAACATATACACAGTAAACGTTTTCACCTTTCTGGTTAAGAATTGTATCTATGGCAATGGTTGTTTTACCTGTAGCCCTGTCACCAATAATAAGCTCCCTCTGTCCTCTTCCAATAGGTATCATTGCGTCAATAGCTTTGATACCTGTCTGGAGAGGCTCATGAACAGATTTCCTTGTAACAACCCCAGGAGCAATTTTTTCAACAGGGGAGTAGTATGCTATATCTTCTATGGGTCCTTTTCCGTCTATAGGTTTTCCTGTTCCGTCAACAACCCTTCCAACAAGTCCCATTCCAACAGGGATTTCAAGAATTTTACCTGTTCTTTTTACTATTGTTCCTTCTTCTATTCCAGTTTCATCCCCAAGAAGAATAATACCTACGTTATCTTCCTCAAGGTTAAAAGCAACACCTAATTTTCCATTTTCAAACTCAACCATTTCGCCATACATAGCCTTTTCAAGACCGAATACCCTTGCAACACCATCACCGACCTGGAGGACTGTTCCAACTTCTTCAAGGTTTGCTTTAGCTTCAAATTCTTCTAATTGTTTTTTAAGGCTTTCAGCTACTTCTTCAGCTCTTATTGCAGACATCTAAAACCTCCTTTTATCTTCTTAATTTTATTTCTTAGTAAGATGTTAATTGTTGTTCTAATTTTCTTAAATATGTTTTAACAGAAGAATCCAGGATATAACTACCTGCTTTTACAATAATACCTGCTATTATTGAGGGGTCTTGCTTAACTTCAAATTCAACTTTTTTGCCTAATTTGTTCTCTACTGCTTTCTTAATTTCTTCCAGTAGGGGTTCATCTATAGGATAAGCTGTTATTACCTCTCCTTTTACAGTGGCAAAGAATTTTTCAACCTCAAAGGAAAACTGGTCGGATATTTCCCTGAGTATATTTCCTTTATTGATTTTAACGATATATTTAAGGGCTTCTACTACATGTTCATTCAGAGATGCTTTTTCTGCAAGGAGATTGATTACTTTTTCTTTTTCTTCAAAAGGTAGTTGAGGATTTAAAATTAAATTTCTGAATGTTTTATCTTTTCTATATAAATCCTGTATCAGTGAAAGGTCATCAGCAACTTTTATTAAGACAGTTTCCTCTTTAGGAAGTTTATTTAGAAGAACTTTAACAACTCTTTTTAATACTTTTTTATCTACCTTCAACTTTAACCTCCATCTCAGGATATGCTTTTAAGTGTTTTGAGGATTAATTCTTTCTCAACTTCTGGATTGGCTTTTTCTTTTACTATTTTTTCTGAAATTTCTATGGCTTTTTGAACTGCATATCTTCTAAGCTCGTTTTCTCCTCTTTTTATTTCTACCATTATGGTTTCTTTTGCTTGTTCTTTTATTCTCTGAGCAATCTCTTCAGCTTCTTTTAGAGCTGCTTCCCTTTCTTTTTTGGCTGTTTCTTCTGCTATTTTTAAACTTTCCTCAAATTTCTGTTTTGCATCTTCTAATTTTGCTTGAGCTTCTTCAAGTGCTTTTTTACTTTCTTCCTGGGCTTTCTGAGCTTCCTGAACTATAGATGCTACAGATTGTCTTCTGTTTTCAAGGGCAGGAGCTATCCATTTTTTGAAAACCCAGGCGAGAATAGCAAGCAAGATAAGAGTATTAATGGTTTTCCATATCATTAAACTGCTATCTCCTCCCGAGGCAACAGACAGAGAGACTACCATCAGGTTTAGCAGAAAGATTTTTCTCATGCTGCTTTCTCCTTGAGAAGTAATTTTTCTGATATTTCTTCTGCGATTTTTTCTATTATCTTGTCCATTGTTTTCTTTTCTATTTCCACAGTCATTGCAACTTCTTTCTTGGCATCTTCTATTTCTTTTTCAGCCTCTTGTTGTGCTTTTCTCAGGATGTTATTAACCATTTCTGTTGTCTCTTTGTGGTACTGCTCCATTATTTTTTTGGATTCTTCCCGGGTTTGAGCAAGGATTTTGTCAACTTCTTCCAGGATTTTTTCTGTTTTTTTCTTGTTTTCTTCGGCTTCTGATAGAAGCTGCTCTACTGTTTTCTCCCTTTCGTCAAAGGCTTCAAGGTAAGGGTCAAAGTAGATTTTTTTCATAATAAACATAAATACAAGGAATATGGCAAGCTGCACAAACAGAGTAATATCAGGTATTACATGAACCTCAGGCATTCTCCTAAGTCCTCCACAGATTGATTTCAATCTTAATTATCATATCATAATAGTTGTATAAAGTTCAAAGATATAGTGCTACATTTCGTTTGTATGTTTTGTGAATAGCCTTCTGAATAAAAATTTTTAGCTTTCCACATAAGAAAGGTCTAATTTTTTCAGGTCTTCGTCAACATTTT of Persephonella sp. IF05-L8 contains these proteins:
- a CDS encoding ATP synthase F0 subunit B gives rise to the protein MPEVHVIPDITLFVQLAIFLVFMFIMKKIYFDPYLEAFDEREKTVEQLLSEAEENKKKTEKILEEVDKILAQTREESKKIMEQYHKETTEMVNNILRKAQQEAEKEIEDAKKEVAMTVEIEKKTMDKIIEKIAEEISEKLLLKEKAA
- the atpA gene encoding F0F1 ATP synthase subunit alpha — protein: MSAIRAEEVAESLKKQLEEFEAKANLEEVGTVLQVGDGVARVFGLEKAMYGEMVEFENGKLGVAFNLEEDNVGIILLGDETGIEEGTIVKRTGKILEIPVGMGLVGRVVDGTGKPIDGKGPIEDIAYYSPVEKIAPGVVTRKSVHEPLQTGIKAIDAMIPIGRGQRELIIGDRATGKTTIAIDTILNQKGENVYCVYVAIGQKRAVVRQIVETLQKHGAMEYTTVVAATASDPATMQYIAPFVGCTIAEYFRDNGMHALIIYDDLTKHAYAYRQLSLLLRRPPGREAYPGDVFYLHSRLLERAAKLNDDLGAGSLTALPIIETQAGDVAAYIPTNVISITDGQIFLETDLFHKGVRPAINVGLSVSRVGGAAQIKAMKQVAGTLRLELAQFRELEAFVQFASELDKATQQQIARGQRLVELLKQPPNKPVPVEKQVAIIYAGTKGYLDDVPVNAIQKFEQEFYTFLDTEKPEVLEMIKAEKKLTDEIETKLKEAIEEFKKKVAF
- a CDS encoding ATP synthase F0 subunit B, with the protein product MRKIFLLNLMVVSLSVASGGDSSLMIWKTINTLILLAILAWVFKKWIAPALENRRQSVASIVQEAQKAQEESKKALEEAQAKLEDAKQKFEESLKIAEETAKKEREAALKEAEEIAQRIKEQAKETIMVEIKRGENELRRYAVQKAIEISEKIVKEKANPEVEKELILKTLKSIS
- the atpH gene encoding ATP synthase F1 subunit delta, which translates into the protein MKVDKKVLKRVVKVLLNKLPKEETVLIKVADDLSLIQDLYRKDKTFRNLILNPQLPFEEKEKVINLLAEKASLNEHVVEALKYIVKINKGNILREISDQFSFEVEKFFATVKGEVITAYPIDEPLLEEIKKAVENKLGKKVEFEVKQDPSIIAGIIVKAGSYILDSSVKTYLRKLEQQLTSY